In the Brucella anthropi ATCC 49188 genome, one interval contains:
- the cdlP gene encoding cell division protease CdlP: protein MPEWTQHNWRKPAIGLGLLAVALISGCQSINSSKDLGLQPSDNPVTVDNVTRNDRLAQLGAQQHPRILATYGGEYKDQRLERMVAKIVGKLTTVTDKPDQTYRITILDSPNINAFALPGGYLYVTRGLLALANDSSEVAAVIAHEMGHVIANHGILRQEKEAETAIAGRVASEVLHNESASREEALRGKLRLAQFSRNQELQADAIGIKMIGEAGYDPFASARFLQSMEAYQGFRSVSGATDASLDFLASHPATPQRIQLALGHARRIGAPGVGTTDRDSFLNGIDGLLYGDSPNEGYVREQTFIHPKLGVTFRAPDGFTIDNSANAVMASGPGEVAIRFDGASLPAGSNLADYIRSGWVTGLDDSSIQTTTINGLPAATARASADRWQFDIVVIGANNKVYRFLTAAPKGSNALLPASQTVTQSFRLLSPAEQNAIKPLRIRVVTVKPGDTLASLSARMQGTTRKLELFRLLNAMSAGATVSVGDRVKLISE from the coding sequence CTGCCAGAATGGACGCAGCACAATTGGCGGAAACCAGCCATCGGTCTTGGCTTGCTTGCGGTCGCCCTGATTTCAGGTTGCCAGTCGATCAATTCCAGCAAGGATCTTGGACTGCAGCCTTCCGACAATCCCGTGACGGTCGACAATGTGACGCGCAATGACCGGCTGGCGCAGCTCGGTGCGCAACAACATCCGCGCATTCTCGCGACCTATGGCGGCGAGTACAAGGACCAGAGGCTTGAACGTATGGTGGCCAAGATCGTCGGCAAGCTGACGACGGTTACCGACAAGCCGGACCAGACCTATCGCATCACCATTCTCGATAGTCCCAATATCAATGCCTTCGCATTGCCGGGCGGCTATCTCTACGTTACGCGCGGCCTGCTTGCACTCGCCAACGACTCTTCCGAAGTCGCCGCCGTGATTGCCCACGAAATGGGCCATGTCATCGCCAATCACGGCATTCTGCGCCAGGAGAAGGAAGCCGAAACGGCCATCGCCGGACGTGTCGCCAGCGAAGTGTTACACAATGAATCTGCCAGCCGCGAGGAAGCCCTGCGCGGCAAGCTTCGGCTTGCGCAGTTCTCGCGCAATCAGGAATTGCAGGCGGATGCCATCGGCATCAAGATGATCGGCGAAGCCGGTTACGATCCGTTCGCTTCGGCGCGTTTCCTGCAATCTATGGAAGCCTATCAGGGCTTTCGTTCGGTTTCGGGCGCGACCGATGCCAGCCTCGACTTTCTTGCAAGCCATCCGGCAACGCCGCAGCGCATCCAGCTTGCGCTTGGTCATGCACGCCGCATCGGCGCACCCGGCGTCGGCACAACCGATCGCGATTCCTTCCTCAACGGAATTGACGGCCTTCTCTACGGCGACTCGCCCAATGAAGGTTATGTCCGCGAACAGACCTTCATCCATCCGAAGCTCGGTGTCACTTTCCGCGCACCAGATGGCTTCACCATCGACAATTCGGCCAATGCGGTCATGGCAAGCGGCCCCGGCGAAGTTGCCATTCGTTTCGATGGCGCATCTCTTCCGGCGGGATCAAACCTTGCCGACTATATCCGCTCGGGCTGGGTAACCGGTCTCGACGACAGTTCGATCCAGACCACCACCATCAACGGGTTGCCCGCCGCGACTGCGCGCGCCAGCGCCGACCGGTGGCAGTTCGACATTGTGGTCATCGGTGCAAACAACAAGGTCTATCGCTTCCTGACAGCAGCACCGAAAGGCAGCAACGCCCTTCTGCCTGCTTCGCAGACGGTCACGCAATCCTTCCGCTTGCTGTCGCCTGCCGAACAGAACGCCATCAAGCCGCTGCGCATCCGCGTCGTGACGGTGAAGCCGGGCGACACGCTGGCCAGCCTGTCGGCACGCATGCAGGGCACCACCCGCAAATTGGAACTGTTCCGCCTTCTCAATGCCATGTCGGCAGGGGCGACGGTTTCGGTCGGTGACCGCGTGAAGCTGATCAGCGAGTAG